One Polyodon spathula isolate WHYD16114869_AA chromosome 46, ASM1765450v1, whole genome shotgun sequence genomic window carries:
- the LOC121306151 gene encoding urotensin-2 receptor: MDDIGEALETNHTPNDSSNAPAQGTLLVTSLLGATLSLMCLLGATGNIYTLAVSSAPLRKAGSMHLYIVNLALADLLYLSTIPFVVCTYFARDWLFGEAGCRALLSLDLLAAHASVFTLTVMSAERYRAVLRPFRARSSPRGYRGLVAAGIWLASFLLTLPMMVMIRLRKSPSKRICFPTWKPEAFKVYLTVLFSTSVLAPGLVLACLYGRLARAYWASEARVQSTKRRLKRRVACLTFSIVLAYWACFLPFWAWQLVKLYSQDAVRSLSADAHAYVNFFVTCLTYGNSCVNPFLYTLLSKNYRDYLRQKRQPPAGTSASSGAGSNPAVLGQGRRAGVLLFCKRGRENREGEVNDREG, encoded by the coding sequence ATGGACGACATCGGTGAAGCTCTGGAGACCAACCACACCCCCAACGACTCTTCTAACGCCCCCGCCCAGGGGACCCTGCTGGTCACCTCTCTGCTGGGGGCCACCCTGAGCCTCATGTGCCTGCTGGGGGCCACTGGGAACATCTACACCCTGGCGGTGAGCAGCGCCCCCCTCCGGAAAGCGGGCTCCATGCACCTCTACATCGTGAACCTGGCCCTGGCCGATCTGCTCTACCTTTCCACCATCCCTTTTGTGGTGTGCACCTACTTCGCCCGTGACTGGCTGTTTGGCGAAGCCGGTTGCCGAGCGTTGCTGAGCCTGGACCTGCTCGCTGCCCACGCCAGCGTCTTCACCCTGACCGTGATGAGCGCCGAGCGGTACCGCGCCGTCCTACGCCCCTTCCGCGCCCGGAGCTCGCCCAGGGGGTACCGGGGCCTGGTGGCTGCGGGGATCTGGCTGGCTTCCTTCCTCCTCACCCTGCCCATGATGGTGATGATCCGCCTGCGGAAAAGCCCTTCCAAACGGATCTGCTTCCCCACTTGGAAGCCGGAAGCCTTCAAGGTCTACCTGACGGTCCTGTTTTCCACCAGCGTTCTTGCGCCCGGGCTGGTCCTGGCCTGTTTGTACGGCCGGTTGGCCAGAGCTTACTGGGCATCGGAAGCCAGGGTGCAGTCCACCAAGCGACGGCTGAAACGCAGGGTGGCGTGCCTGACTTTCAGCATCGTGCTCGCCTACTGGGCGTGCTTCCTGCCCTTCTGGGCCTGGCAGCTGGTCAAGCTCTACTCCCAGGATGCCGTGCGGTCCCTGTCGGCCGACGCCCACGCGTACGTCAACTTCTTCGTCACCTGCTTGACCTACGGGAACAGCTGCGTCAACCCCTTCCTCTACACTTTGCTGAGCAAAAACTACAGGGACTACCTGAGGCAAAAACGCCAGCCCCCCGCTGGGACCAGCGCCAGCAGTGGGGCCGGGAGCAACCCCGCCGTCCTGGGGCAGGGGAGGAGAGCGGGGGTGCTGCTGTTCTGCAAAAGGGGGAGGGAAAATCGGGAAGGGGAAGTTAACGATCGCGAAGGCTAG